Genomic DNA from Acetilactobacillus jinshanensis:
CTTTGTTATGATGCCATCGGTTACCATGGGTGCCAATTCCTTACCAAAGGACTTAGTATCACACGGAACCGCTTTGATCACCACGATGCGTCAAATCCTTGGTTCAACTGGTGTCGTTGTTGCCATGCTTATCTTAACTAACGTCTCTGGAGGCAACGTTGCCATGGTATCCCGTTCAGCACTTCGGATGGGTTTCCACGCTACGTTTATCGTCTTCTTCATCATCGAAATTGTTGGTATTATTACCGCCTTCATGATCAAGAACCCTAGAAAGGCGACTAAATAATGGCTTGTCGTTCAAAATTTTGGACCATTGTCTTCTTCATCTTTTATCTCGTCTTGTTTATTCTAGTGTTATATCACATGAACATGATTGCCATGATCATGATGGCATTTGGGATGCTGATGGATGCTTTGGTCAGCATGATTTGTGCGTTTAGAAAAAAATAGAAGTTATTTAGAGTAAATTAAAAGCTCCTTAATTCGTTATGAATTAAGGAGCTTTTGTTATCTTTTGATTTGATTAATTACCAGATTTTAACTCGTTTTTCTGGTGCTAGATACATGCCATCACCAGGTTTAATATTAAAGGCTTTATAGAAGTCATCAAGGTTCTTGACCTGGACCTGAACACGAAGTTCACCAGGGGCATGAACATCGATTGATAATAGTAACCGTTTATATGCAGTCGTGGCTTTCATTCGCCAGATACGAGCCCAGTTAATGAAGAAGGCTTGTAAATCGGGATGATCGGTTGATTTAGCGGCTTCTAAGGCACAACTTAAGCCACCGGCATCGGCGATGTTTTCGGAAACGATTAATTTACCGTTAACTTTCCCACCGGCGTACGGAATACCATTGAATTCGTCGACCATGGCTTTAGCACGCTTATTGAAGTTGGCTTTATCAGATTTAGTCCACCAGTTATTCATGTTACCGTATTTATCGAATTGCGAACCGTTGTTATCAAAAGCATGTGAGATTTCATGAGCCATTACGGCACCAATTCCACCGTAGTTAGCGCTAGCTGACTGCTTAAGGCTATAGAACGGTGCCTGTAGGATTGCGGCTGGGAAGACGATAATGTTCTTTAACGGGTGGTAATAAGCGTTGACTTCATCGGCTGGCATTTCCCAACGGGTTCGTTTAACGGGCTTGTTCCAGTGAGCATACATATCTTTAGTGGCAATCTGGGTAAATTTAATTAGATTACTTAAAATCGTGCCACCGTCAGCGGTCGTAGTGACCTTGAATTTCTTAAAGAGCGGATCCAAGTGATCGGGATAACCGACCTGTGGAACTAAATTCTCTAACTTTTCGATGGCATGCTGACGGGTTTGTTTAGTTAACCAGGTGTTGTTAGCTAGACGTTTCTTGTAAACACCGATCATCTTGTGGACCATCTTTAAAACATCGGCTTTAGCTTTTGGACCGAAGTATTTGTGACCGTAGTACAGACCAACGACCTGGTCAAAGGTACCACTGGCTAAGTAATAAGCCGCTTTCTTCTGACTAACGGCTTTCTTCTGTCCTGATAAAGCACGACCGTAGACACTGCCGGTCTGACGGAATTCTTCGGATAGACAGTCGCTGCAGTCCATGACGATGTTAACAATCATCCAGTCCTTCATCATGTTGAAGTTATCTGGATTAACGATCTTATCCATCACCTTGTAGTAGGCGGGTTCAACAACGTTGATCTTCTTTGGTACGGTTCCGATCAAAGCTTTGATCTGACTCGTTAAATCAACGTACTTGCTATACTTGGCAAAGTGCTCGAAGCTGTCAGGGTGATAAGTATTTTGAACCTTAGCCATCTGTTCGGGACTCATGACGTGTGGTGCAATCATCTTATCGAACTTCTTGGCGTTGGCCACGATGTCGTCAGCGTCAGGTGCTGAATATCCGGCTAAGATAAGTAATTGCTGATTCATTTTAGTGAAGATTGGCATTAGTTTCTTAGCGGCCTTGTTGCCAGGTTTGTAATAGTTTTTATCTGGCAGGAACAGGGCTGGTGCGTAAGCGGATAAGGCGTTAATTTTGGCGTTCTTCATATCAGAATCAACGTCGAAACCGAATGGTAACGGCATTCCACTCAGTGTCCAGTCTGCTAAGTGGGCGTTAAGATTCTTTAATGATGATAGGCTTTCAACCTGATTCAGAATTGGTAATAACGGTTTATCACCGTCATCATCACGTTTCTGAAAGTTCATGGCCATGGCGTAGAATTTCTTGTATTCTGCCATCG
This window encodes:
- a CDS encoding M13 family metallopeptidase, with amino-acid sequence MSDQVNKSLLKDNFYQAVNGEWLKHAKIPADHSTTGGFRDLVDQIDKTLMKDSDKLLSGKMQPKTKPMAEYKKFYAMAMNFQKRDDDGDKPLLPILNQVESLSSLKNLNAHLADWTLSGMPLPFGFDVDSDMKNAKINALSAYAPALFLPDKNYYKPGNKAAKKLMPIFTKMNQQLLILAGYSAPDADDIVANAKKFDKMIAPHVMSPEQMAKVQNTYHPDSFEHFAKYSKYVDLTSQIKALIGTVPKKINVVEPAYYKVMDKIVNPDNFNMMKDWMIVNIVMDCSDCLSEEFRQTGSVYGRALSGQKKAVSQKKAAYYLASGTFDQVVGLYYGHKYFGPKAKADVLKMVHKMIGVYKKRLANNTWLTKQTRQHAIEKLENLVPQVGYPDHLDPLFKKFKVTTTADGGTILSNLIKFTQIATKDMYAHWNKPVKRTRWEMPADEVNAYYHPLKNIIVFPAAILQAPFYSLKQSASANYGGIGAVMAHEISHAFDNNGSQFDKYGNMNNWWTKSDKANFNKRAKAMVDEFNGIPYAGGKVNGKLIVSENIADAGGLSCALEAAKSTDHPDLQAFFINWARIWRMKATTAYKRLLLSIDVHAPGELRVQVQVKNLDDFYKAFNIKPGDGMYLAPEKRVKIW